A genomic window from Sulfurospirillum multivorans DSM 12446 includes:
- a CDS encoding LeuD/DmdB family oxidoreductase small subunit, translating into MQKLLSGNAFVFGKNVDTDQIYPGRFVEFTDVEDVAKYAMFGADPEFTCKVKKGDFIVAGTNFGCGSSREHAAITLKAVGIGAIIAESFARIFYRNAINLGIPLIVCPNISKLIQTGDRLSLDLHSGEIRLEKSLIATAEPMSEYVLNILESGGIKPLIKQQLATGNRA; encoded by the coding sequence ATGCAAAAATTACTCAGTGGCAATGCCTTTGTCTTTGGCAAAAATGTCGATACGGATCAGATTTACCCAGGGCGTTTTGTCGAGTTTACCGATGTGGAAGATGTCGCGAAATACGCGATGTTTGGCGCCGATCCCGAGTTTACATGTAAAGTCAAAAAAGGCGATTTTATCGTTGCAGGGACAAACTTTGGGTGTGGCAGTAGTCGCGAACATGCCGCTATTACGCTCAAAGCTGTTGGCATTGGCGCGATCATCGCAGAGTCGTTTGCGCGCATCTTTTACCGCAATGCAATCAACCTTGGCATTCCTCTCATTGTCTGCCCTAACATCTCAAAACTGATCCAAACAGGCGATCGTTTGAGTCTTGATCTTCACAGTGGCGAAATACGCCTCGAAAAAAGTCTCATCGCAACCGCGGAACCGATGTCAGAATATGTGCTGAACATCTTAGAAAGTGGCGGCATCAAACCGCTGATAAAACAGCAATTAGCGACTGGAAACAGAGCATAA
- a CDS encoding tetratricopeptide repeat protein: MKKFLQLLSFLALCAPLSYADDLMDGINAYEKRDYGSASASFQTSCESGNAEACYNLANMYDAGLGVTKDDQKAVTLFTKACDGGFMDSCYNLGMMYDKGEGVKQDATKAVSLYTKTCESGHTRGCYNLALMFYKGQGVQKDFVKASGLFQKTCEQGYEKSCYNLGVMYRDGQGVMKSKQQALELFKKACDQNLPIACKNYEKLKSGM; this comes from the coding sequence ATGAAAAAATTTTTACAACTTTTATCTTTTTTAGCACTCTGTGCGCCGTTGTCGTATGCGGATGATTTGATGGATGGAATTAACGCGTATGAGAAGCGTGACTATGGCAGTGCTAGTGCCTCTTTTCAAACCTCATGCGAGAGTGGCAATGCCGAAGCATGCTACAATCTTGCCAATATGTATGACGCAGGACTTGGCGTAACTAAAGATGATCAAAAAGCCGTTACGCTCTTTACCAAAGCATGCGATGGAGGCTTTATGGATAGTTGCTACAACCTTGGGATGATGTACGATAAAGGCGAAGGCGTAAAACAAGACGCGACAAAAGCCGTTTCACTCTACACCAAAACATGCGAAAGTGGACATACTAGGGGATGTTATAACCTAGCACTCATGTTCTATAAAGGTCAAGGCGTCCAAAAAGACTTCGTCAAAGCATCTGGATTGTTCCAAAAAACATGCGAGCAAGGCTATGAAAAAAGTTGTTACAATCTAGGCGTAATGTACCGCGATGGACAAGGCGTTATGAAAAGTAAACAACAAGCTCTTGAGCTTTTCAAAAAAGCATGCGATCAAAATCTCCCAATTGCTTGTAAAAATTATGAAAAATTAAAAAGTGGGATGTAG
- a CDS encoding LPD29 domain-containing protein, producing MSVTAEATRAIKKELKVLYPELKFSVSMRDYSVVNVILKEGDIDFKQYKTKEGEIYYTDDKRDYFNVNDCHIDSHWKGLARKIFKDILQIIYKHCGRHYDRNAGDMGADYAGWNYFIRVSVGSWCEPYVKKG from the coding sequence ATGTCAGTTACAGCAGAAGCAACAAGAGCGATTAAAAAAGAGTTAAAGGTTTTATATCCTGAATTGAAGTTTAGCGTTTCTATGCGTGATTACAGCGTTGTAAATGTTATTTTAAAAGAGGGTGATATTGATTTTAAACAATACAAAACCAAAGAAGGAGAAATTTATTATACAGACGATAAACGAGATTATTTTAACGTTAACGATTGCCATATTGATAGCCATTGGAAAGGATTAGCTCGTAAAATTTTTAAAGATATTCTTCAAATCATTTATAAACATTGTGGAAGACATTACGATAGAAATGCAGGGGATATGGGAGCAGATTATGCAGGATGGAATTACTTTATAAGAGTAAGTGTTGGTTCTTGGTGTGAACCTTATGTTAAGAAGGGGTAA
- a CDS encoding SEL1-like repeat protein, translating to MKKVFVLLLFILSINLIAGDLERGLEACAKKDYATAFALLKPLEQSGNAEVQFNLGYMYSNGKGIKQDYAQAVFWYTKAAEQGLTVAQFNLGVMYYDGKGVKQDYAQALFWYTKAAEQGDTMAQHNLGIMYSNGQGVKQDYTQAVSWYTKAAEQGDTNSQVNLGGIYYDGKGVKQDYAQALFWYTKAAEQGQAFAQRNLGIMYSNGKGVKQDYFKAFKFYTEACNGDDATGCYNLATMYLFGNGVKQDYFKAVEPSTKACNGNDALGCYNLGIMYKNGKGVKQSNSKAKEFFGKSCDLHEENGCKNYAVLNQK from the coding sequence ATGAAAAAGGTTTTTGTCTTACTATTGTTCATTTTATCTATAAATCTTATTGCAGGTGACTTGGAAAGAGGTCTTGAAGCTTGTGCAAAAAAAGATTATGCAACTGCTTTTGCTCTCTTAAAACCATTGGAACAATCAGGCAATGCAGAAGTTCAATTTAATCTTGGATATATGTATAGTAATGGTAAAGGTATAAAACAAGATTATGCACAAGCAGTTTTTTGGTATACAAAAGCTGCTGAGCAAGGACTTACAGTGGCTCAATTTAATCTTGGAGTTATGTATTACGATGGTAAAGGTGTAAAACAAGATTATGCACAAGCACTTTTTTGGTATACAAAAGCTGCTGAGCAAGGAGACACAATGGCTCAACATAATCTTGGAATTATGTATAGTAATGGTCAAGGTGTAAAACAAGATTATACACAAGCAGTTTCTTGGTATACAAAAGCTGCTGAGCAAGGAGACACAAATTCTCAAGTAAATCTTGGAGGTATATATTACGATGGTAAAGGTGTAAAACAAGATTATGCACAAGCACTTTTTTGGTATACAAAAGCTGCTGAGCAAGGACAGGCATTTGCTCAGCGTAACCTTGGAATTATGTATAGTAATGGTAAAGGTGTAAAACAAGATTATTTTAAAGCTTTTAAGTTTTATACTGAAGCCTGTAATGGTGACGACGCTACTGGGTGCTATAATCTTGCAACTATGTATCTTTTCGGTAATGGTGTAAAACAAGATTATTTTAAAGCTGTTGAACCTTCTACTAAAGCCTGTAATGGAAATGACGCACTGGGGTGCTATAATCTTGGAATTATGTATAAAAATGGTAAAGGTGTAAAACAAAGTAACTCAAAAGCCAAAGAGTTTTTTGGTAAATCATGTGACTTACATGAAGAAAATGGTTGTAAGAACTACGCTGTTCTCAATCAAAAATAG
- a CDS encoding IS3 family transposase (programmed frameshift), which yields MIKNGYPIKDTAQRLGVHPDSLKAWIKIYSNPQSTSQHQASKDLSSENRKLKAELKRVTEERDIPKKGRSVLCQKPKVKYAFIKEYEPLYPVRRMCKTLQVHFSGYYAWAKQPESKRDIANKVVLHHIKEAYEHSGRIYGYRTVTKDLVASGIGVNKKRVARLMGEAKLFGAGVKQRKPRYKKGKRHVAHPNHLGQCFNVQEPNHTWVTDITYIKTYEGWFYLAVVLDLFSRKIAGWATSHRMTTGLALKALEMATFRQKPHHEVIVHSDQGSQYSSYEWQALLQKYNLIPSMSRRGNCYDNAVAESFFKTFKRECVKKQIYITREEAQSDIFYYIEMFYNSTRRHSYLGYISPNEFEKRYNEKLNMASQN from the exons ATTATCAAAAATGGTTATCCCATTAAAGATACTGCACAAAGATTGGGAGTGCATCCTGATTCGCTCAAAGCATGGATAAAAATCTACAGTAATCCGCAAAGTACCTCACAACACCAAGCTTCCAAAGATTTGTCATCGGAAAATAGAAAGCTCAAAGCAGAATTAAAAAGAGTCACAGAGGAGCGCGATATTC CTAAAAAAGGCCGCAGCGTACTTTGCCAAAAACCAAAAGTAAAGTACGCCTTTATCAAAGAGTATGAGCCACTCTATCCTGTGAGAAGAATGTGCAAAACTTTGCAAGTTCATTTTAGTGGTTATTACGCATGGGCTAAACAACCAGAGTCAAAGCGTGACATAGCTAATAAAGTTGTGTTGCACCACATTAAAGAGGCTTATGAGCATAGTGGGCGTATTTATGGATATCGAACTGTTACAAAAGATCTTGTGGCATCAGGTATTGGTGTTAATAAAAAACGCGTTGCAAGATTGATGGGTGAAGCCAAACTCTTTGGTGCAGGTGTAAAGCAGAGAAAACCTCGTTACAAAAAAGGGAAAAGACATGTGGCGCATCCTAACCATCTTGGACAGTGCTTCAATGTTCAAGAGCCAAATCACACATGGGTAACAGATATAACCTATATCAAAACATACGAAGGATGGTTTTATTTAGCAGTTGTATTAGATCTTTTTAGCAGAAAAATAGCAGGATGGGCAACAAGTCATCGCATGACAACTGGGTTGGCTCTAAAAGCCCTGGAAATGGCAACCTTTAGACAAAAACCACATCATGAAGTGATTGTACACTCAGACCAAGGCTCACAATATAGCTCATACGAGTGGCAAGCACTTCTCCAAAAATACAACCTTATCCCTAGTATGAGCAGGCGAGGAAATTGTTATGATAATGCAGTTGCTGAGAGCTTTTTTAAAACATTTAAGCGTGAATGTGTCAAAAAGCAGATTTATATTACACGAGAAGAAGCACAATCAGACATATTTTACTACATCGAAATGTTTTATAATTCAACTAGAAGGCATAGTTATCTTGGTTATATTTCACCCAATGAATTTGAAAAAAGATATAATGAGAAATTAAATATGGCTTCGCAGAATTAA
- a CDS encoding conjugal transfer protein TraG N-terminal domain-containing protein: MIKVISILCLFSLGALADDYLVTVSSAEEVDSMFSILNAVAMIFHSEDYLSLLKLVALFGSVFVFINAITGKLGTEGLKSFSMYQIFVVGVLSVVFSVSSTVYIKTDNYPLYYDNNTTITTGTAVANIPTVLAYSYSFFNSFGNGLTNLFQTAMSYSGSGNYSLASGGYVSSLRDSIDILNHKFNDSSHNFGNDVERFVADCILVPFSGKGDEGQKRIDELYSSTSIKSTLDSWYSSSITVGNIPVNSYTASVNGDVYECGALWTKLSSNDLTSYKDTMSKVFKNVDDRDVEVITKQTSLPKSNFEELAIQSGLINSFLSNSKLPTGIAYAERKTRAEYIQTNLASGYYMSKMLPILQVVLRGLLYALFPLIVVIGLINGISIFKNYAKALVWIEMWGVCASILNFFILKYAENSFGGDVTAYNSMQMLSDSAAMAGVAGYLYVSVPMISWGLMSGSFTMLSSIASNMTQSLSKNLSAMSISSDSKALQLKESVSQSTGKDLSYAEALHYQNIQAGTKEGIEIGTNLNQGANFQNKLNYDSSKPYNELSAKMSQVGSLSNVLSQEGKKSSLDFAGTMGSNSLLTSQTAYGAGREGVRQMEAKAGMETKFGSKLTEDSFTRANEWNDPTILDTLETVNLVDNDQIKYQEEKVIPWQINYTQTSSNKRLSTKLSKMVIPLKILHKDWECILIRSKHG; encoded by the coding sequence ATGATAAAGGTAATTTCAATCTTATGTTTATTTTCTTTGGGTGCTTTAGCTGACGATTACTTAGTAACTGTATCATCTGCTGAAGAAGTTGATAGTATGTTTTCTATCTTAAATGCAGTAGCTATGATATTTCATAGTGAAGATTATTTATCTCTTTTAAAATTAGTGGCGTTGTTTGGTAGTGTTTTTGTTTTCATCAATGCTATAACTGGAAAACTAGGAACCGAGGGTTTAAAAAGCTTTTCAATGTATCAGATTTTTGTGGTTGGTGTTCTTTCAGTTGTTTTTTCTGTAAGCTCTACAGTATATATTAAAACAGATAACTATCCTTTATATTATGACAATAATACAACGATTACAACAGGAACGGCAGTTGCGAACATTCCGACTGTTTTAGCTTACTCTTATTCATTTTTTAATTCTTTTGGTAATGGTTTGACAAACTTATTTCAAACAGCAATGAGTTATAGTGGAAGTGGTAATTATTCTCTTGCTAGTGGTGGTTATGTTTCTTCGCTAAGAGATTCGATTGATATTTTGAATCATAAGTTTAATGACTCTTCACATAATTTCGGTAATGACGTTGAAAGATTTGTAGCTGATTGTATTTTAGTTCCATTTTCAGGGAAGGGAGACGAAGGTCAGAAAAGAATCGATGAATTATATAGTTCAACAAGTATTAAAAGTACATTAGATTCCTGGTATTCCTCATCTATTACAGTCGGTAATATTCCTGTTAATTCCTATACTGCTTCAGTTAATGGAGATGTATACGAATGTGGTGCTTTGTGGACTAAATTATCTTCTAATGATTTAACTTCTTATAAAGACACGATGTCAAAAGTTTTTAAAAACGTTGACGATAGAGATGTCGAAGTTATTACAAAACAAACTTCATTACCTAAATCTAATTTTGAAGAATTAGCAATACAATCGGGGTTAATCAATTCTTTTTTAAGTAATTCAAAATTACCTACGGGTATTGCTTATGCAGAAAGGAAAACAAGAGCAGAATATATTCAAACAAATTTAGCTAGTGGCTATTATATGTCTAAAATGTTACCGATCTTACAAGTTGTTTTAAGAGGTCTTTTATATGCTTTATTTCCTTTGATTGTTGTTATTGGTTTGATTAATGGCATATCTATCTTCAAAAACTATGCTAAAGCTTTAGTATGGATAGAAATGTGGGGTGTTTGCGCTTCTATTTTAAACTTCTTTATTTTGAAATACGCTGAAAATTCATTCGGTGGAGATGTAACAGCATATAACTCAATGCAAATGCTTTCTGATTCTGCTGCGATGGCAGGAGTTGCAGGTTATTTATATGTTTCTGTTCCTATGATCTCGTGGGGTTTAATGAGCGGTTCTTTTACTATGTTAAGTAGTATCGCTTCAAATATGACTCAAAGCCTCTCTAAAAATTTATCTGCAATGAGTATATCTTCAGATTCTAAAGCTCTCCAATTAAAAGAATCTGTATCTCAATCCACTGGTAAAGATTTGAGTTATGCAGAAGCTTTACATTATCAAAATATTCAAGCAGGAACAAAAGAAGGTATAGAGATAGGCACTAACCTTAATCAAGGTGCGAACTTTCAAAATAAGCTCAATTATGACAGTTCTAAACCCTATAATGAGTTGTCCGCTAAAATGTCTCAAGTAGGGAGCTTATCTAATGTTCTTTCCCAAGAAGGAAAGAAATCTAGTTTAGATTTTGCAGGAACGATGGGTTCTAATTCGCTTTTAACTTCTCAAACAGCTTACGGAGCAGGAAGAGAAGGCGTTAGACAAATGGAAGCTAAAGCAGGAATGGAAACTAAATTCGGTTCAAAATTAACTGAAGATAGTTTTACTAGAGCTAATGAATGGAATGACCCCACAATACTAGACACTCTTGAAACTGTTAATCTGGTCGATAATGACCAAATAAAATACCAAGAGGAGAAAGTCATTCCATGGCAAATAAACTATACACAGACGAGTTCAAACAAGAGGCTGTCAACCAAATTATCAAAAATGGTTATCCCATTAAAGATACTGCACAAAGATTGGGAGTGCATCCTGATTCGCTCAAAGCATGGATAA